One window of Trinickia caryophylli genomic DNA carries:
- a CDS encoding DUF1566 domain-containing protein: MTVTEAPQGATLQPPAIGAYWPGQGGYYVGVIPDYAGSQPKHLIISEDEAVDVAWGGFGANEPNARSVHDGAANTRALMESTRPHPAAKWADDYEKDGHTDFYLPSRAELEAACTTMPERFEPNDLYWSSTERSYDMAYTQVFGEFDLDRLFKHMPARVRAVRTIPY; the protein is encoded by the coding sequence ATGACCGTAACCGAAGCGCCGCAAGGCGCGACTTTGCAACCGCCGGCAATCGGCGCGTACTGGCCCGGCCAGGGCGGCTACTACGTCGGCGTGATTCCCGATTACGCCGGCTCGCAGCCGAAACACCTGATCATCTCGGAAGACGAGGCAGTCGATGTCGCCTGGGGCGGGTTCGGCGCAAACGAACCGAACGCGCGCAGCGTGCACGACGGCGCCGCCAACACGCGTGCGCTCATGGAATCGACGCGCCCGCACCCTGCTGCGAAGTGGGCCGACGACTACGAAAAGGATGGTCACACCGACTTCTATCTGCCTTCGCGCGCGGAACTGGAAGCGGCCTGCACGACTATGCCCGAGCGGTTCGAGCCGAACGATCTGTACTGGTCCAGCACCGAGCGCTCGTACGACATGGCCTACACACAAGTCTTCGGCGAGTTCGACCTCGACCGGCTTTTCAAGCACATGCCGGCGAGAGTTCGCGCGGTGCGCACGATCCCGTACTGA
- a CDS encoding putative bifunctional diguanylate cyclase/phosphodiesterase, with protein sequence MRTSEAGEKGRGAGFVRRIYLIRWLGYAMGAWPILMLLYSQHAPAWLVASVLLVCFVWPHLAYLLARRAAEPVRRERLNLLIDSACGGWLVAAIRFSPIGTVVILLMFALDAMAVGGWRLFLQGLASSVLGAVGGVAAVGVVPSFETDSLISLAWLPVAIIYPLVLAKTTHDVSAKLIERTRKLRHLSERDSLTELSNRATAGAAMHAMIAAADAAHDRIAVLFIDLDGFKTINDALGHNVGDDLLVAVAGRLAACTRPGDIVARYGGDEFLIVARGTVGDTRVDLPDAVLEALADPIKVGAHELMIGGSIGISVFPSDGRDAAALIRAADIAMYAAKNRGRNCWEFYRATMRSAADARLKLSARLRKAIEGGLLHLHYQPQVDMRTGEICGVEALVRWSDEAYGDVRPPDFIAAAEASGLISPLGRWVLEQACRQAMRWQQMGLKPIRLSVNVSPLQLQRADIVETFEQVLRETGLDPTLVELEVTETALMRQPETAVRRLHECRRAGIRVAIDDFGMGYSSLGQLRALPVDRIKIDRAFVHGIGRGDTGAIASAVVTLAKALGLAVIAEGVETAAQREFLLSIGCVDAQGYLYSRPLDAEDMTQLLLNGELLPEPPARPRAVGRQLNA encoded by the coding sequence GTGCGAACGTCCGAAGCGGGCGAGAAGGGCCGGGGCGCGGGTTTCGTGCGCCGCATCTACCTGATTCGTTGGCTGGGCTATGCGATGGGAGCATGGCCGATCCTGATGCTTCTGTATTCGCAGCACGCGCCTGCGTGGCTCGTCGCATCTGTGCTGCTCGTTTGTTTCGTCTGGCCCCATCTCGCCTATTTGCTGGCGCGCCGCGCGGCCGAGCCAGTCCGGCGCGAGCGGCTGAACCTGCTCATCGATTCGGCGTGCGGCGGCTGGCTGGTGGCCGCGATCCGCTTCTCGCCGATCGGCACGGTCGTCATTTTGCTCATGTTCGCGCTCGACGCGATGGCCGTGGGCGGCTGGCGGCTTTTCCTTCAGGGGCTCGCCTCGAGCGTGCTCGGTGCCGTCGGCGGCGTCGCGGCGGTCGGCGTCGTGCCCTCGTTCGAGACCGATTCCCTGATTTCGCTGGCTTGGCTGCCCGTCGCGATCATCTACCCGCTCGTGCTGGCCAAGACGACGCACGACGTCTCGGCGAAGCTCATCGAGCGCACACGCAAGCTGCGCCATCTGAGCGAGCGCGACAGCCTCACCGAGCTGTCGAATCGCGCCACGGCGGGTGCGGCGATGCATGCGATGATCGCTGCCGCCGACGCGGCGCATGACCGCATCGCGGTGCTGTTCATCGATCTGGACGGCTTCAAGACGATCAACGATGCGCTCGGGCACAACGTCGGCGACGATTTGCTCGTTGCGGTGGCGGGGCGGCTGGCGGCGTGTACGCGGCCCGGCGACATCGTCGCCCGTTATGGCGGCGACGAATTCCTCATCGTGGCGCGAGGTACGGTGGGCGACACGCGCGTCGATCTGCCCGATGCGGTGCTCGAGGCGCTGGCGGACCCGATCAAGGTAGGCGCGCACGAGCTGATGATCGGCGGCAGTATCGGCATCAGCGTGTTTCCGAGCGATGGCCGCGATGCCGCGGCACTGATACGTGCGGCGGACATCGCGATGTACGCCGCGAAGAACCGGGGCCGAAACTGCTGGGAGTTCTATCGCGCCACCATGCGCTCGGCCGCCGATGCGCGGCTCAAGCTGTCGGCCCGCCTGCGCAAGGCGATCGAAGGCGGCCTGCTGCACCTGCACTACCAGCCGCAGGTCGATATGCGCACGGGCGAGATCTGCGGCGTGGAAGCGCTCGTGCGATGGAGCGACGAAGCGTACGGCGACGTGCGCCCGCCCGACTTCATTGCCGCCGCGGAGGCGTCCGGCCTCATCTCGCCGCTTGGCCGCTGGGTGCTGGAGCAGGCGTGCAGGCAGGCGATGCGGTGGCAGCAGATGGGGCTCAAGCCGATCCGCCTGTCGGTCAACGTGTCGCCCCTGCAACTGCAGCGCGCCGATATTGTCGAGACCTTCGAGCAGGTGCTGCGGGAAACCGGCCTCGACCCGACGCTCGTCGAGCTCGAAGTGACCGAGACGGCGTTGATGCGTCAGCCGGAGACTGCTGTGCGCCGCCTGCACGAATGCCGGCGTGCCGGCATCCGCGTGGCCATCGACGATTTCGGCATGGGATATTCGAGCCTGGGGCAACTGCGCGCGTTGCCCGTCGATCGCATCAAGATCGACCGTGCGTTCGTTCATGGGATCGGACGGGGCGATACGGGCGCGATAGCGTCGGCCGTCGTCACGCTCGCGAAAGCGCTCGGGCTCGCCGTCATTGCCGAGGGCGTGGAGACGGCGGCCCAGCGCGAGTTCCTGCTGTCGATCGGCTGTGTCGATGCGCAGGGTTATCTGTACAGCCGGCCGCTCGATGCCGAGGACATGACGCAACTGCTGCTGAATGGCGAACTGCTGCCTGAGCCGCCGGCCAGACCGCGCGCCGTGGGCCGGCAGCTCAACGCATGA
- a CDS encoding efflux transporter outer membrane subunit — protein sequence MTMSIRRYVCFTSPPAPSRAAGVSVAIALALLASLPGCTVGPDYRGAPSVASDAGNASAFVRTPASGVSHTPAASTWWRALGDAELDTLIEAAFAHNPDVDAAKARLRQARAQLNRSEADLLPKSSATVAALRTREPNLSALTGSRSGSSGGGPIQLYAASLDASWELDLFGGTRRAIEAASADADAVDADLADTQVSLAAEVAQAYVDLRDRQARLGLATDTAALQQRMLELTEDRRAHGTAADVDVERLRGQVETTRATIVPLEAGIADALDRLAVLTGRAPGALDGELSAPKPLPAVPATVAVGDPAAMLRRRPDIRAAERRLASSNAQIGEHVADYFPKLTLFGDLGFTAAQPAHLFRKTNFSWLGVPYLQWNVLDFGRTAANVRGAEASRDEARARYAHTVLAALQDANSALSQYGHQREHLVRLEAVERSADRASTLEQQRYRAGVSTLIDLLDTQRTQFSAQQDVVAGRAELLKDFVLLHKSLGLGWEAQSAQ from the coding sequence ATGACGATGTCCATCCGCCGCTACGTTTGCTTCACCTCACCGCCGGCCCCTTCCCGTGCTGCCGGCGTTTCCGTCGCGATCGCGCTGGCGCTCCTCGCGTCGCTGCCCGGCTGTACGGTCGGCCCGGACTACCGCGGCGCGCCGTCGGTCGCGAGCGATGCCGGGAATGCATCTGCTTTCGTCCGCACGCCGGCCTCGGGCGTTTCCCACACGCCGGCCGCGAGCACGTGGTGGCGCGCGCTTGGCGATGCCGAGCTCGATACGTTGATCGAAGCCGCGTTTGCGCACAACCCCGATGTGGATGCCGCAAAGGCCCGGCTGCGACAGGCTCGTGCGCAGTTGAACCGCAGCGAAGCGGACCTCCTGCCGAAGTCGTCGGCCACCGTTGCCGCGCTGCGCACGCGCGAGCCGAATCTCTCGGCGCTGACGGGCTCGCGCTCCGGCTCGAGCGGCGGCGGCCCGATCCAGCTTTACGCGGCGTCGCTCGATGCTTCCTGGGAGCTCGATCTCTTCGGCGGTACGCGCCGGGCAATCGAGGCGGCATCGGCTGACGCCGACGCGGTCGATGCCGATCTGGCCGATACGCAGGTGTCGCTGGCCGCCGAGGTCGCGCAAGCCTACGTCGATCTGCGCGACCGGCAGGCGCGGCTCGGGCTCGCCACCGATACCGCGGCATTGCAGCAACGCATGCTCGAACTCACCGAAGACCGGCGCGCGCATGGAACGGCGGCCGATGTCGACGTCGAGCGCCTGCGCGGGCAAGTCGAGACGACGCGCGCGACGATCGTGCCCCTCGAAGCCGGGATTGCGGATGCACTCGACCGCCTGGCCGTCTTGACGGGGCGTGCGCCGGGCGCGCTCGATGGCGAGCTGTCCGCGCCGAAGCCGCTGCCGGCGGTACCGGCCACGGTGGCTGTGGGCGATCCGGCCGCGATGCTGCGCCGGCGCCCCGACATTCGCGCGGCCGAGCGCCGGCTTGCGTCGAGCAATGCGCAGATCGGCGAGCATGTGGCGGACTACTTTCCGAAGCTGACGCTCTTCGGCGATCTCGGCTTCACGGCCGCGCAGCCCGCGCATTTGTTCCGCAAGACCAACTTCTCGTGGCTTGGCGTGCCCTATTTGCAGTGGAACGTGCTCGATTTCGGGCGCACGGCGGCCAACGTGCGCGGCGCCGAGGCGTCGCGCGACGAAGCCCGGGCACGCTATGCTCATACCGTGCTCGCCGCGCTGCAAGATGCGAATTCGGCGCTTTCGCAGTATGGCCATCAGCGCGAGCACCTCGTGCGGCTGGAGGCGGTCGAACGCTCGGCGGACCGCGCCTCGACGCTCGAGCAGCAGCGATACCGGGCGGGCGTATCGACGCTGATCGATCTGCTCGACACGCAGCGCACGCAGTTCTCCGCGCAACAGGACGTCGTGGCGGGCCGGGCCGAGTTGTTGAAGGACTTCGTGCTCCTGCACAAGAGCCTCGGCCTCGGGTGGGAGGCTCAGTCGGCTCAGTGA
- a CDS encoding MDR family MFS transporter: MAESMPAAAARGAADYPERASATDWIAVSAGALGALMATLDISITNSALPQIQGAVGATGTEGTWISTGYLMSEIVMIPLAAWLTRVFGLRNFLLANALLFTVFSMMCGWSSSLAVMIAGRIGQGFTGGAMIPTAQTIIRTRLPRAQMPVGMTIFGLIVLLGPLVGPILGGWLAENITWRWCFFINLPVCLALAGLLIAGLASDAPHWREFIHADWIGIAGLSIGLSSLTVVLEEGQRHQWFESDEIVMLSCATAFGFLLIALSQMFAKRPIVRLSLLGNLRYASVIVIVFAVGAGLYGVAYLVPQFLAIIAGYNAEQSGFIVLLAGVPAFLIMPVLPRLLGKVDFRVLVIAGLLCFTVSCLFDTSLTVQSDGRDFVWSQLLRGVGQMLAMMPLNQASMAAVSREESGDAAGLYNMARNLGGSVGLAIIGVVIDRREAFHTAAIRESLTANSLLGQERIAGNAAAWFARTGDLAFAKVQALGQIAQQISAQATVMTYSETYYLLAIALGACIPLALLLRTPKQQPGGAPSSSAH; this comes from the coding sequence ATGGCTGAGTCGATGCCCGCGGCGGCCGCGCGCGGCGCAGCCGACTATCCCGAGCGTGCAAGCGCGACAGATTGGATCGCCGTGTCCGCGGGCGCGCTCGGCGCGCTGATGGCGACACTCGACATCTCGATCACGAACTCGGCGCTGCCGCAGATACAGGGTGCCGTGGGTGCCACCGGCACGGAGGGCACGTGGATCTCCACGGGCTACCTGATGTCGGAAATCGTGATGATTCCGCTCGCGGCCTGGCTCACGCGCGTCTTCGGGCTGCGCAACTTTCTGCTCGCCAATGCGCTGCTGTTCACGGTGTTCTCGATGATGTGCGGCTGGTCGTCCTCGCTCGCGGTCATGATCGCCGGGCGCATCGGCCAGGGCTTCACGGGCGGCGCGATGATCCCGACGGCGCAGACCATCATCCGCACGCGGCTGCCGCGCGCGCAGATGCCCGTGGGCATGACGATCTTCGGCCTCATCGTGCTGCTCGGTCCGCTCGTGGGGCCGATCCTCGGTGGCTGGCTCGCCGAAAACATCACGTGGCGGTGGTGCTTTTTCATCAATCTGCCCGTTTGCCTTGCACTCGCAGGCCTTCTGATCGCCGGCCTCGCGTCCGATGCGCCGCACTGGCGCGAGTTCATCCACGCGGACTGGATCGGCATCGCGGGGCTGTCGATCGGCCTCAGCTCGCTCACGGTCGTGCTCGAGGAGGGGCAGCGCCATCAGTGGTTCGAGTCGGACGAGATCGTCATGCTCTCCTGTGCGACGGCCTTCGGCTTTTTGCTGATAGCGCTGTCGCAGATGTTCGCGAAACGGCCCATCGTGAGACTTTCGCTGCTCGGCAACCTGCGCTATGCGAGCGTCATCGTCATCGTGTTTGCCGTTGGCGCGGGCCTATATGGCGTGGCCTATCTGGTGCCGCAGTTTCTCGCAATCATCGCGGGCTACAACGCCGAGCAGTCGGGCTTCATCGTGCTGCTCGCCGGGGTGCCGGCCTTCCTGATCATGCCGGTGCTGCCGCGATTGCTCGGCAAGGTCGATTTCCGCGTTCTCGTGATCGCGGGCCTTCTCTGCTTCACGGTGAGCTGTCTCTTCGACACGAGCCTGACCGTGCAAAGCGATGGCCGCGACTTCGTATGGTCGCAACTGCTGCGCGGCGTCGGTCAGATGCTCGCGATGATGCCGCTCAATCAGGCCTCCATGGCGGCGGTTTCGCGCGAGGAGTCGGGCGATGCGGCGGGCCTCTACAACATGGCGCGCAACCTCGGGGGCTCGGTTGGCCTCGCCATCATCGGCGTGGTCATCGACCGGCGCGAAGCGTTCCACACCGCGGCGATCCGCGAATCGCTGACGGCCAACTCGCTGCTCGGCCAGGAGCGCATCGCCGGGAATGCGGCCGCATGGTTCGCGCGCACGGGCGATCTGGCGTTCGCCAAAGTGCAGGCGCTTGGGCAGATCGCCCAGCAGATCAGCGCGCAAGCCACCGTGATGACCTACTCCGAAACCTATTACCTGCTCGCGATCGCGCTTGGCGCCTGCATCCCGCTCGCGTTGCTGTTGCGAACGCCCAAACAACAGCCGGGTGGCGCGCCGTCGTCCTCGGCGCACTGA
- a CDS encoding HlyD family secretion protein, with protein MSATTEAPSRAQTAQEEQVGAGRPEAGRPKAGRPKSRVFLLAVLAVLAVAGAIWFVHWWTVGRFIESTDDAYLQADSVTVAPKIGGYVAEVFVGDNQTVAAGAPLARLDVRQYQAAADQARATVDAREADLARAQADIEQQRAKVAQAQAQVRVASVSLQHGEDDVHRYEPLVKSGAETAERLANLVSTRDQARATLAADQAAVRSAEAQIAATSAQIAQARAQLEAARASLRQSQLDLDDTTLYSPLAGRVGDRTVRVGQYVQPGTRLMTIVPVHSVYLEANFKETQVGRMRVGQPATLHVDALHGIELHGVVDSFAPGTGAQFALLPPENATGNFTKIVQRVPVRIRIDTGQETRNVLLPGLSVNVDIDTRSASADQKRIAEENRHG; from the coding sequence ATGTCGGCAACAACCGAGGCGCCGTCACGCGCGCAGACGGCGCAAGAAGAGCAGGTCGGCGCGGGTCGCCCCGAAGCGGGTCGCCCCAAAGCGGGTCGCCCCAAATCGCGTGTGTTTCTGCTCGCTGTCCTGGCCGTGCTGGCCGTGGCCGGCGCGATCTGGTTCGTGCACTGGTGGACGGTCGGGCGCTTCATCGAAAGCACCGACGATGCCTATCTGCAGGCCGACAGCGTGACGGTCGCGCCGAAGATCGGCGGCTATGTGGCCGAGGTTTTCGTCGGCGACAACCAAACGGTTGCCGCCGGCGCGCCGCTCGCCCGCCTCGACGTGCGCCAGTATCAGGCCGCCGCCGATCAGGCGCGGGCCACCGTCGACGCACGCGAGGCCGATCTCGCTCGCGCCCAGGCCGATATCGAGCAGCAGCGGGCCAAGGTTGCGCAAGCGCAGGCACAGGTGCGCGTGGCGAGCGTCTCGCTGCAGCATGGCGAGGACGACGTGCACCGCTACGAGCCGCTCGTGAAGTCGGGCGCCGAGACGGCCGAGCGTCTCGCCAATCTCGTCAGCACGCGCGATCAGGCGCGCGCCACGCTCGCCGCCGATCAGGCTGCCGTACGCTCGGCCGAGGCGCAGATCGCGGCCACCTCGGCGCAGATCGCGCAGGCACGCGCCCAGCTCGAAGCCGCGCGTGCGAGCCTGCGGCAGTCGCAGCTCGATCTCGACGATACGACGCTTTACAGCCCGCTCGCCGGCCGTGTGGGCGACCGCACGGTGCGCGTCGGCCAATACGTGCAGCCCGGCACGCGGCTCATGACGATCGTGCCCGTTCACAGCGTCTATCTCGAAGCGAATTTCAAGGAGACACAGGTTGGCCGGATGCGTGTGGGTCAGCCCGCCACGCTGCACGTCGACGCCTTGCACGGCATCGAACTGCATGGGGTGGTCGACAGCTTCGCGCCGGGTACGGGCGCGCAGTTCGCGCTGCTGCCGCCCGAGAACGCCACCGGCAACTTCACGAAGATCGTGCAGCGCGTACCTGTGCGCATTCGCATCGATACTGGCCAGGAAACGCGCAATGTCCTGCTGCCGGGCCTGTCGGTCAACGTCGATATCGATACGCGTTCGGCGAGCGCCGATCAGAAACGCATCGCCGAAGAGAACCGGCATGGCTGA
- a CDS encoding CerR family C-terminal domain-containing protein → MSEAKRLRRPAEGGYARGDETRLRIVAAAIDVFGERGFAAASTREIAARAGVNAPALQYYFDNKEGVYRACAEEIAEHVRARFEPVLQRVRDVLADEDADDERLIGAYLALLEAVADKVFLTPHTPGTRLFFVREQMGQEPVIASQILHERLREPLNQIGSALASRIGGTAPDDPVTRIRMMGLHGQLAIFQMAPRTTLTMLGWDQFDADRIALVKSTLLGQTRTLLTMWARERDARVGDTQPAARAKRATGATRARKR, encoded by the coding sequence ATGAGCGAGGCGAAACGTCTTCGCCGTCCCGCCGAGGGCGGTTATGCCCGCGGCGACGAAACGCGGCTGCGCATCGTGGCGGCAGCCATCGACGTGTTCGGCGAGCGCGGGTTCGCGGCGGCATCGACGCGCGAAATCGCGGCACGCGCGGGCGTGAACGCGCCGGCGCTGCAGTACTACTTCGACAACAAGGAAGGGGTCTATCGCGCCTGCGCCGAAGAGATCGCCGAGCACGTGCGCGCGCGTTTCGAACCCGTCCTGCAACGCGTGAGGGACGTGCTGGCCGACGAAGACGCGGACGACGAGCGCCTCATCGGCGCCTATCTTGCGCTGCTCGAAGCGGTGGCGGACAAAGTGTTTCTGACGCCCCATACGCCCGGCACGCGCCTTTTCTTCGTGCGCGAGCAGATGGGCCAGGAGCCGGTAATTGCTTCACAGATATTGCACGAGCGGCTGCGCGAGCCACTCAATCAGATCGGCTCGGCGCTCGCGTCGAGAATCGGCGGCACCGCCCCCGACGACCCGGTGACGCGCATCCGCATGATGGGCCTCCATGGACAGCTGGCGATCTTCCAGATGGCGCCGCGCACGACGCTGACCATGCTGGGATGGGATCAGTTCGACGCCGATCGCATCGCATTGGTCAAATCGACGCTGCTCGGACAAACACGCACGTTGCTGACGATGTGGGCCCGCGAGCGCGATGCGCGGGTCGGCGACACCCAACCTGCGGCGCGAGCGAAACGGGCGACCGGCGCCACGCGCGCCCGCAAGCGCTGA